The genomic stretch GCTCCTCTTGCGAGGCTTCACGCTGTGGTTGCCGCTGCCCATCGGCGTGGTGCTCCTGCACCGGATGTTGGGGGTCCGACTGCACGAGGTGATGGGCCACGGCGACGCGGAGTCCGCCTCCCAGGCGGGGTCCGGGCGCGCGTGAGGCGCGGGAACGCTTTGGCTTGGCTTTCGCGGCGCGGGACTGGAGGATGCGCGCGCCCGAGCGGGCACTCCCATGGAAAAGCGCACCGACTGGTATGAGCACCCGGCGTACTACGAAGCCATCTTCGGCACGGACACGGTGCGCGAGGTGGACTTCCTCGAGGCGCTCAGCGCGCGTCACGGCACCGGGGGTTCGTTGTGGCTGGAGCCCGCCTGCGGCGCGGGGCGGCTCGTGGCCGAGGCCGCGAAGCGCGGCAAGCGGGTGGTGGGCTACGACATCTCGGAGGCGATGCTCGCCCACGCGAAGAAGCGCCTGACGCCCGCGCAGCGTCGGCGCGTGACGCTGGCCCAGTCCCGCATGGAGGCGTTCTTCGAGCCCTCGCTGGAGGGCTCGGTGGACGTGGCCCACAACCTGGTCTCCACCTTCCGCTACCTGGACAGCGAGGCCGCGGCCCTGGCGCACCTGGAGGGCACCCGGCGGCTGCTCAAGCCGGAGGGACTCTACGTGCTGGGGTTCCACCTGACGGACTATGCGCGCACTTCACCGGAGCACGAGCGGTGGGTGGGGCGCGTGGGGAAGGACTCCGTCGTCTGCAACACGCACGAGGGCCTCCCCGAGCGTCGCGCGCGCCGCTCGCCCATGCGCAACCGGCTGCGCGTCTCGGGCCCGGGCAAGGACTGGCTCATCGAGACGACGTGGTACTTCCGCACGTACAGCGCGCCCCAGGCCCAGAAGCTGTTCCGCGCGGCGGGGTTGGACGTCGTGGCGACGTACGACTTCGACTACGACCTCGAGTCCCCCGTGCCGCGCAACAGCCTCCGGCTCGACCGCGTCTTCGTCCTGCGGCCCTCGGCGGGGGGCCGCGCGAAGGCTTCCGCGCGCCGTGGCGCGACGGCGCGGGCGCGGAAGTCGACGCGGACGAAGAAGGCCTGAGCGGGCCCGGGGTTCAGGGCCGCTGTCCCGCCTGGGTGAGCACGTAGGTCAGCTCGCGCAGCGCCGCGCGACGCATGGCGTCCAGGCCGGAGAAGCCGTGGTCGAGCGCCGCCCGGTCGAGGTCCGAGGGGACCAGCCGGCCGTGGTGCTCCTCGAAGTACCAGGCCCAGAGGGCGGGCTCGGTGATGCCCGCGTCCTCCAGGCGCGGCGCGCTCAGCCCCACCGCGGCGAGGACCTGCTCCTTGTCCCGGGCCCGGCGCACCAGCTCCGCGTACTCGCCCGTCAGGCGCAGGTGGTCCGCGAGGTGGCGCAGGACGTCCGGGGCGAAGAGGGTCTCCACCCAGCGCACGTGGGACTCGTCGCGCAGCAGTCGGGAGAGGTCGTCCACGTGCTGCGCTTGCTTCCACTGCTCGAAGTCGCTGGCGGAGAGCTGGTGCTGGTGACGGAGCGCGTCCTCGGTGGCGCGCAGCTCCTCGGCATCCGGTTCTCGGCCCACGCGCCGGGCCTCCTCCACCGCGAGCGCGCGCGCCATGCTCGCCCTGCGCGCCTCCGGCATCCGCCCTCGGAGCCGGAGCTCGTCGAGCAGGGCCTCGGGAGGGAGCCCCTCCAGGGTATGGCCGGGGTCTCCTCGCAGGGGGACGCGGTCGGCCCTGCGCCGCGCCTCCTCCCAGGCATCCGTGTGCTGGAACGAGAAGCGCGTCTGCTTCGGCGCGAGCCCCTCCGCCAGCCGGATCCGCATCGTCTCGAGCAGCGCCCTCGCGTCCGCGCGCTTGACGTCCACGCGCCCCGTGGGGAGCCAGGCCCCCAGCGACTCCAGCTCGGGCGCCGGCGCGCCCGCGCTCGCGCCGAGCGCCAGCACCTTCGGCCAGGAGCGGTCGACGTAGAAGAGGCCCTTGGCCACGCGCTCCAGGGCGGCGCGGGTGCCCTCGCCGACGACGCCCGCGTCGCGGGCCGCCGCGAGCGTGGCGCGCAGGTTCACCATCGCTTCGGACAGGGGGCGCCAGCCGTCCTCGGCGCCGGCGTGGGCCACCGCGACCTCGTCGTCGTCCTCCAGGTCGCCGCGATGGAAGGCCTGGTAGATGGCGCCCACGCCCTCCATGCCGAAGGACGCCAGCTCCGCGGCGCGCAGCGCGCCCATGCTGGAGGCGCCGAAGACATGGATGCCCTCGGAGAGGGCCCAGAGGATCTCCTTGTGCCAGACGGCGGGCACGTGCTCGAAGAAGCCGTCGATGATGCCGATGGCCGCCGGCCTCTCTCTCGCGGCGCGGTACACGTCGCCCTGCTGCGCGGGCGGGAGGAACTCCACGCCGGGCAAGAGCACCCGGTCCTCGGCGCGCAGCGTGGGGCCCGCGAAGACGAAGGCCCTCATGTCGCCTGCTCCTGGAGGACGCGCCTGGCGCGAGGCCCCGGCAGGTAGCCGGGCGCCTCGTGCGTGGACTCCAGGCCGGGGACCACCACGCGCACCACGGGGATGCCCAGCTCTGGCTTGGTGAGGTCCACCGCCACCACCTGCCCCAGGCCCGCCTCGCGCAGCCGCGACAGCACCCAGCCCAGGTCGTCCTCCAGCGTGTCTCCGTCGTGGGTCGGCGCCCCGCGGAAGCAGCGCGCGGGGGGCTCCTCGCGCAGGCGCGCGCGCAGCCGCTCCGCGACGACGCCCTCGCGCGCCTGCTCATAGGCCTTGCGGTGCAGGTCGTCACGCGCGCCGCTGATGCGCGTCAGCCGGCTCTGCGCCGCCTCCGTCAACGCGCGCAGCAGGGCCACCTCGCGGGAGGGATGACAGCCCATGCCCGACGCGACGGCGACGGGCCGCAGCGGCTCCGGCTCGGTGTCGACGATGGAGCAGGTGAACGCGGGGACGCCCACGTCCGTGGTCGTCTCCCAGACGCCCACCGACACTCCCGCGCGCGCATAGGTCTCCAGCACCGACCGGCACGCCGCGTCGTCCACGCTGCCCAGGTCCAGGCGGGTGGCGGCCTGCTCCCGGGGTCCGCGCGCGAACCAGAGCGCGGTGGAGTCGCGCTCCACGACCTCGCACAGGCCATGGAGCGTGGCCTCGAGGACGTGGTTGCCGGAGGCGAGCCCGTTGCTGCTCATCAGGAAGGCGCCGCTGCCGGTGGGCAGTGGCAGCGAGAAGTCCGTGTGGACCAGGTCGAAGGGGAGCCACAGGGGGCCCGCGCCCATCAGGTCCATGCCCTCCACCCACAACATCCGCCAGTTGGGATGGAACAGGCTCACCGACAGCCGGGGCAGGCCGGCCACGTCCACCGCCGGCGCGCGGTAACGCAGCTCGTTGTACGTGGCCAGCCTCAACGGCAGCGTGACGTGCTCGGCGTGATAGCCCTCCACGGACTCCATCAACCCGGACGCCTTCGCCGCCTCCAGCGTCAGCCCCTTGCCCTGGGACACGGCCAGCGAGCGCGAGTTGGGGCGCGTCACCATCACCACGGGGATGCCGACGGTGTCCAGGCCGGTGACGTTGGCGACGCGGGTGATGCCCATCACCGGCATGAGCGGGCGCACCCGCTCCAGCGTCTGGGCGGGGGACACGCAGCGGTGGGTGCCTTCGCGGAAGTGCTTGCGTGTCGCGGAGCCGGTGCCTCCGCCGGGGATGTCCGTGGGCGCGGCGCGCATCAGGACTCGCCGTTCGGACCCGGGGGCGTGGGGCCCTGGTGTCCGTGCTCGAGGCCCGACCTGGGGCTGTAGCTGAACAGGATGCTGTTGAGGTTGAGCAGGAAGCAGGTGATGGGCTCCGCCATGGGGCCTGGCACCGAGTTCTGGGGCCGCTTCGGCGAGGCCTTCCCCTGGTCGGGGAAGGGATTCGGCGGGATGTTGGCGACGACCGTCTCGTTCTTGAGGAGCGGGATGAGCGCGTCGTTCAGGCTCTTGGAGTCGGGGGTGAACCGCTCCGCCTTCATCCACGTCTCCGTCTTCACCCAGTAGACGTAGCCATCTGGCGCGTAGATGAGGATGTCGGACTCGTCCACGGTGATCGTGGACTTCGCCTCGATGGCGGGCAGGGGCCCTCCGGCCTCCTTGGGCCTGGCCACGAGCTTGACCGGCGCCGTCGACGGCCGCGCGCCCTTCACGGCGACGAACGAGGGGTTGGCCTGCTTGACGATTTCGATGACGTCCGGCTCGCCCTCCACGTGGAAGTCCAGCAGCGGCGTCACGTTCTCCGGCTTGCCAGGGTCGGTCAGGGGAATGCCCTGGACCTTGAACTGGGTCGTGAAGCCCTCGAGGATGTTGATCTGCGCCGGTTCGATGAAGAAGTACGAATAGGGGCCAGGCATGCGTCGTACCTCGTGGAGAGGCCCGGGGCCTGGAGCCCTGGGCCGGGGGAAGGTGCGGCGGTGCGTCTGTGATTGTCTAGGAATAGCCCAATCGCCGCGCCGCGTCTCTCGCGGCCAGCAGGTGCGCCCTCGCGTCCGGCGGCGACGTGGCCGCCACGTCGAGCGCGGCGGAGAGGGGCGCGGAGAGTTCGTCCGGCAGGCGCTGTTGGGGCGCCGCGAGCATCGCGCGCGCGTGTCCCAGCGCGGCGGTCACCTGCTCCGCCTCCAGCGCCACGGACAACAGGGGCCAGAGCGCCAGCCATTGAAAGGGATAGACGAGCGACAAGGGCTGCCACAGGCGCAGGGCCTCGGTGGCGGAGGCGTGCGCGGTGACGCGGTCTCCCGCGCGCAGGGCGACCCAGGCCAGGTTGGCGTGGGCCGCGCCCTGGTAGTCCGCCATCCCCGACACGGTGGCCAGCTCCAGGCCCTTCAGCGCCGTCTCGCGCGTCGCCTCCACGTGGCCTCGCAACCGGTGGATGACCGCCAGGTAGGCCAGGCCCCGCGTGCGCAGCGTCACGTCGCCCAGGCGCTCGGCGCCGCGCAGCGCCTCCTCCATCCACGCCTGGGCCTCCTCCAGGGCTCCGTGGAACAGCAGCACCATGGACACCACGCACCGGGCACCCGCGTGTTCCGCGTCCCCCTCTGACTCCAGCGCGGCCTGCGCGTAGGCCCGGGCGTGGGCCACGGTTTCGTGGGTGGCCTGATAGCGCTCGCTGCGAAGCTGCATCTGCACCAGCGAGTTGAAGAAGCGCGCGCGCTGCAGGGGTGTGCCGTGGGCGAGCATCACCGGCCGCACGCCCTCCACCAGGGCCTTCATCTCGTCGAGCTGCGCCAACCAGTAGTGCACGGTGATTCGCTCCCCCTGGAGCTGCACCCACTCCTGCCACCAGGCGGCCTCATGCTGTCCGGGGACGGCGGTGACGCTGTCGGGCGGCGGGCCCAGCTCGGCCCCCGCCTGGGCATAGACTCGCAGCGCTTCCTCGTTCTGATGGTGCGTCTGCAAGGACTTGCCTACCTTCCGCAGCACATGGGCTCGACGGACACGGGCGACCTGCGGAATCCGTGCCAGGGCCTCCGTGAAGGCGGCGCGCGCTTCGTCCTGGCGGCCGGAGAGCGCCAGGACCTCGCCCAGCCCCTCCCAGACGGTCTCGATGGCGAGGGTGGGCGCGTTCGACGGGGACGCGTCCGCGTTCAGCGAGGACGCCTCGGCCTCGCCCAGGGCGGCCTCGTAGAAGCCGATGGCGTCGCCGTTGGCGTAGGCGGCGCGGGCGGCCTCCGCGGCGCGAGCGAACCACACGCAGGCGCGAGAGGGGACCCCCGCCCGGGACCAGTGGTGGCCGAGGCTCGCGGCGAGCGGCGTGTGCCGCTGCGTCCCGTCGAGGCCCGCCTCCAGGCGTTGGGCGCAGCGGTGGTGCAGGGCGCTGCGCCGCGTCGGGGGGATGCGCGCATAGGCCACCTCGCGCAGCTTGTCGTGGACGAAGCGCAGGCGTCCGCCCCCGGCCTCCTCGAGCACCTGGCGTCGGCGCAGCTCCTCCACCGCCTCCAGGCTCGCGCTGTCCGGCAGCGCGGCGGTGGCCAGCAACAGCTCGCCGTCGACCTCGCGGCCCAGCACGGAGGCGGCCTCCGCCAGCGCGCGGCCGTCCGGCCCCAGGTCGGAGAGCCGCCGCTCGATGAGCTCGGCGACGCTGCCCGGCAGGGGCAGGGGACGCCCGCCGGCGGCGTCGCCCGCCGCGAAGAGCCACTCCCCGGAGCCGGCGCGGAACAGCAGGCCCGCGTCGATGGCGGCGCGCAGATACTCGGCGATGAAGAAGGGGTTGCCGCTCGTCTCGCGCACCAATGCGTCCACGAACGGCGTGGGCACCTCGCGCAGCGCGAGCATCCCGCGCACCATCTTCCCCGCGCTCGTCGCGTCCAGCCGGCCCACCTCCACGCGCACCGCGTCCGGCGCGCCGACCACCGAGCGCAGCGCCTCGCCCATCTCGTCCATCCGGTAGGTGCCCAGCAGCAGCACCGGCCGCGAGGACAGGTGCCGCGCGTCCAGCTCCTGGAGGAAGCTCACCGTCAGCTCGTCCGCCCACTGCAGGTCGTCGAGCACCAGCAACAGCGGCTGGTCCTCCGCGAGCGCGCGCAGCGTCTCCCGGAGCGCGGAGAGCACCCGGGCGCGCGCGTCGGGGGCTGGCAGCGGCGCGGGGGCGGGGTGCTCCGCCGCGCCCGGCAGCTGCGCGAGCGAAGGCTCGTAGGGCGCGAGCACGGGGCCCCGGGGCCCGAGCAGCCGCCGCGTCTCCTCCGCGCCCCGTTCGTTGCAGCGGTCCGCCACCGCGAGCAGGAGGGGCCGCAGCGGGTGCAGCGGCGCGGCGTGGACATCCGCGCCGCCCACGCCCAGGGGGATGCACTCGCCCGTCACCACCGCCATGCGTCGCCACGCGGCCTCCGACGCCAGCTCCAGCGCCAGCCGCGTCTTGCCCGCGCCGCTCTCTCCGCCGAGGAACACGCGGCCGCCCTGGCCGCGCTCCGCCGCGTCGAGCGCCGCCGTCAGCCGCCCCAATTCGCCGCCGCGCCCGGCCATGTCCGGCCGGTAGAGGTAGGCCGGCGTGCGCGGCGCGGCCTGGGCCGAGGGGACGGCGCCCTCCGCGCCGAGCGCCTCCAGCGCAGCGGCCACGTCCTCGGCGTACCCGGGGCGCTCCTGGGGCTTCTTGGCGAGCAGCCGCAGCACCAGCGCGTCCAGGCCCACGGGGATGCCCGCGACGCGCAGCGAGGGCGGCACGGGCGACAGGTGCAGGTGCTGGTGCGGCAGCGGGCCCTCTCGCCCGGGGACGAAGGGAGGCCTCCCGGTGAGCTGCTCGTAGAGCAGACACCCCAGGGCGTAGAGGTCCGCGCGGGCGTCCACGTAGTCGCCCCTCAGCTGCTCCGGCGCCATGTACGTGTCGCTGCCCACCACCGCGCCGCTCACGTCGAGCGTCTCGCGCCCTCGCGAGCCGCCGAAGCGCGCGGCGATGCCGAAGTCCATCAGCACCGGCGTGCCGTCCGGCCGCAGGAAGACGTTCTCCGGCTTGAGGTCCCGGTGGACGATGCCGTTGGCGTGCAGGAACCCCAGCGCCGAGCACAACCCCCGCGCCAGCGTCAGCGCCGCGCGCAGCCGCGCCTCCTTCAGGGGCTCCGTCGAAGGAGGCGGCGTGGCCTGCCGCAGCGTCTGCCCGCGCAACAGCTCCATCGCGTACCAGGGCAGCCCCGCCTCCACGCCCTCGTCGACGATGCGCACCACGCCCGGGTGCCTCAACCGCCGCAGCGCGTGGACCTCCCGCCGCAGGCTCGCCAGCGGCACCTCCGCCGCCGCGCGCACCGTCTTCACCGCCACCGCCTCGCCCGTGTCCGGGTGCCGCCCCCGGTAGACGACGCCCATGCCTCCCTGCCCGAGCACCTCGAGCAGCAGATAGGGGCCGAGCGTCGCGCCCACCTCGGGCAGCCCCGGAAGCCGTCCAGGCACCGCCGGAACGCTGCTGGCCTCCTTCGTCATAGGGCGGGCCAGCATACCGGTCCCCCCTGGCGGGTCCCATCTGCGTCTCGTCAGGACGCGACCGCGTCCCGCCAGGACGCAGGTTCGCGGGGTGGGACGGGGGTTGTTGGGGTAAACCCCTGAAATGACGAAAAAGGTGGTTCTGGCACGCTTCGCGCATGGGATTCGCGCGCGGCATCGCGGGACACCGGATGCCCAGCCGTCATGGAGGTTCGGGAACGCGGAAGGAGGGGCCGCTCCTTCCGCGTTCTTCATCTCCGCTACACTTGCCTCCCTCCGATGCGGCCCTGGCGGGTACTGTCGGATGGTTCCGGACGGAGGCGAGTGGATGCACGAGGAGATGCCGCAGCTCATGAGCGCGCTGCGGGGGGCGAAGGACTTCGAGACGGCGGCGGCCACCACCCTGAAGCGGATGCTGGCCGTGGCCCAGGAGGCGGTTGCGTCCAGTCGGTACGCAGCCCGCGCCCGGGTGCTCCGCGGAATCGTCCACCTGCGGCCCGGTGAGGCCTATCGCCGGCTGGCCGCGCTCGATGTGGGGGCGAAGGAGATTACGGAAGCCAATGTGGGGACGCCCTTCTTCACGTCGGCGACGGCGTGGCGGGCGGTGGTGGAGCACCGGTGCGCGGTGTCCATCGACGTGAACGTGGGCACGGTGCAGCCGCACGCGCCGGACGCGCCGGTGACGGGCGACCCGGGGCTGGCGGGCTTCCACAGCAACGAGAGCCGGCAGCGCTTCCTCGGGCGGCACGCCACGCACGTGTGCGTGCTGCCGCTGCGCACGCCGGGCGGCGGCATCGAGGGCATGATTTCGCTGGAGGCCGACTGCCTGGCGGCGATGGGGCAGGAGTTCGTCTGGCGCGACGCCGGCGAGCAGCTGCAGCTCCTGGCGGACGTGGCGGCGCCCTACCTGGCCGGGCTGCCCCAGCGGCCCGTGGCCACGCCGGAGGTGGACGAGTTCCTCCCGGTGGTGGGCCGCTCCATGGCGGAGCTGTTGCCCATCCTGCGCGTGTTCGCGCTCCAGGACGAGACCATCCTCATCAGCGGCGCGACGGGCGCGGGCAAGTCGCGGCTGGCGCGCTGGTGCCACGAGCGCTCCAACCGCCGCGGCAAGCCGTTCGAGACGCTGGACCTGGTGACGGTGCCGGAAGACCTCCAGATGGCGGAGCTCTTCGGTTGGAAGAAGGGCGCCTTCACGGGCGCCGTGCGCGACGCGCCGGGCAGCGTGGCGCGCGCGGACGGCGGCACGCTGTTCATCGACGAAATCGACAAGCTGTCGCTCAAGGCGCAGGCGGGCCTGCTGCACCTGCTGGAGTCACGCAGCTACCGCCCCCTGGGCGAGGGCACCGGCGAGCGGCAGGCGGACGTGCGCTTCATCATCGGCACCAACGCGGACCTGCACGCGGAGGTGCGGGCGGGGCGCTTCCGCGAGGACCTCTACTACCGCGTCAACGTGCTGCCCGTGCGCATGCCGGCCCTGCAGGAGCGGCAGGACGAAATCCCGCTGTGGGCCCAGTACATGGTGAACCGGCGCCACAAGGAGCGGGTGCCGGAGGGCTCCGCGCGCGTGACGCAGGACGCGGAGCGGCTCCTGGTGGGCAGCTCCTGGCCGGGCAACCTGCGTCAACTCGACAACATCGTCCGCCGCGCCTACACGCTGGCCATGGTGGAGCACGGCGTCGCGGGCGGCGAACTGGTGCTCCACGAGAAGCACGTCGCCCGGGCGTTGGACTACGAGCAGGCGCCCGGGAGCAAGCCCCTGCCGGAGGCCCTGCGCGCCGCCGCCCAGGCCTTCGTGGCCGAGGCCCGACGCCGCAACGCGCCACTGGACCTGGACCTGGCGGACGCGTTCCGCGGCCTGGTGCTGGGCATGGCCATCCGCCAGGTGGGCCGCGACGACGGCTTCAAGCTGCTCGGACGCGAGAGCCTGGTGAAGAACCGCAACCACCACAAGGCGCTCAAGCGGGAGCTGGAGAAGGTGGAGGCCCTCTACAAGGCCCTGGGCGAGGACGCCTCGCCTTTCGCGGACCTGTTGTCGGAGGACGAGGCTGCCTGAGACTGGAGGGAGGATGACCCTGGGTACAATCCTCACCCGGTGGGTGGCCTGCTAGCTTGAAGGGTCCACGACGTCGGGGGGTGGACCGTGAAGCTCATCGCGAACAGCGCCATCGTGACAGGAGGCGCGCAGGGAATTGGCCTGGCCATCGCCGCGCGCCTGATGCGCGAGGGCACCAGCGTGCTCGTCTTCGGGAGGACGGAGTCGAAGGTGCTCGCGGCGGCCGAACGCCTCACCCGCGAGGCAGAGGGGCGCGCCCGCGCGGTCGCCTGTGCGGGCGACGTCTGTCGCGCGGAGGACGTGGCCCGGGCGCTCGACGTCGCCACGGCCGAACTGGGGCTGCCGGGCATCCTGGTGAACAACGCGGGCACCATCGGCCTGTCGCTCCTCGTGGACCTGCCCGAGGAGGAGCTCGACCGCATGTTCCAGGTCAACGTGAAGGGGCCCTTCCTCTTCATGAAGGCCTTCTCTCGCGCGCTCATCGCCGCGAAGAAGACAGGCGTGGTGGTGAACGTGACGTCGCTCTTCCAGGAGGTGGTGACGGAGGGCATGGGCCACTACGCCGCCTCGAAGGCCGGGCTGTGGAACCTGTCACGCGCCGCGGCGCTGGAGCTGGGCCGCCACGGCATCCGCGTCAACGTGGTGGCGCCGGGCGCCACCCTCACGCCGCTGGCGGCCGACTTCATCGAGGAGCCGACGATGAGCCGCGAGCTGCGCGCGCGCACGCCCCTGGGCAGGCCCCACGGGACGCCGGACGACGTGGCGCGCGTGGTCGCCTTCCTCTGCGCGGAGGAGTCCTCCTGGATGACCGGGGAGAGCCTCACCGTGGACGGCGGCAACCACCTGCGGGGCATGCACAGCTACTGGGACACGCTGAACCCGCCCCGGTAGCCGCCCGCGGGCGCGCCCATGCCCGTCGCGCCCCGGGCCAGCTCGTCGCACACCAGGGAGTGGAGGCGGAAGGCCATGCGCGCCTCCTGCACGATTTCGAGCGCCTCGTCCTCCTCCAGCTCCAGCCCGTCGATGCGCGAGTGCAGCCGCACCTGGAACGCCGTCAGCTCCGGGGCGGTGTACGCGCCGTGGAAGCGCGTGCCCTGGTCCTCGCCCAGCTCGAAGGCGCTCGCCACGACGCGCGCGCGCTCGGGCGCGTGGATGAGGTCCAGCACGCACCGCGCATACGCATGCGCCACGAGCAGATGCGGAGCGTCCTCCGCCACCTCGCGCAGCCGCTCGGCGTGCAGCCGCGTCTCCACGCACGCGAAGCCCTCCGCGCGAGGCTCGCCGGAGAAGTAGCGCAGGTCCTCCTCCAGCGCGGCGGCCCGGCGCAGCTCCGGCATCAGCAACACGGGCGTCAGCGCCCCGCGCGCCACCCGGGGCAGCACGCCCTCGAAGGCCGAGTAGAGCGCGTGCAGCTGGCGCAGGTAGCCGACGTAGTGCTGGGCCCGGACGTACTGGCCGTAGACGCCATCCCACGACCCGGTGAAGAGCGACTGGAGGAACAGGGAGCGCTCGGCCTGCTCGCGCGCTCGCGCCGTGCCCTCGGCCAGCAGCACGGACAGGGGCGCTGGCCGGGCGACCTCCGCCGCTCGCGCTTCACTCTCGCTCTGCCGTCGCACGCGCGCGGACTGCTCCGTCCGCGGCAGCCGCAGGGAGCCCGTGGCGCTCACTGCTTCCACCCGCCCAGCGTCGGCGCATGCAGCGCGGCGGCCGGCTCCGACTCCTCGCGACCGCCGCCCTCCGAGTCCGCGAGGTTGTGCAGCGCCTCCGCCAACGTCAGGCCGATGGCCCTCAACACCTCCTCCTCCACCCGGAGCGTCACGGGCCCCATCGCCAGGTGGATGTGCCCACAGGTGCACCGCGTCACCTCGGCGCAAGGCCCCCTCGCCAGCACCGTCTTGCCGCATCCCTGACCGAGCATCGCGTCACTCCTTGATTTTGATTTTGATTATCGAAATCAAATGAATGATGCCGGAAGGGCCCCTGGGAGTCAATTCCCGGATTCCATGTGGGGAGTGGGAGGCGCTCTGGGGCGCGGGCCCGGGTGGGGCCTCGCGTGGGGGGGGCCTACGGCGACGGGGTGGGGTCGTCGCGCGTGGGCGGTGTGAGGGTGGGGGCCGCTTCGGTGGGCGACGGGGCGTCGTCGATGGGGGTGGGCGCGGCCTCTGTCGGGGCGAGGGCTTCGCCGCGGACGCCCGAGGGCGCGGGCGGCGTCACCGTTGTGTCCGGAGCGACGGTGGGGACTGTGTCGGTCGGGGCGGTGGGCTCCGCGTCCAGGTCGAAGTCACCGGGCAGGGGCGGGGCGGGGAGGTCGTCGCCTCCGGCGGGGATGGGCACGCGGTTCGCGTCGCGCAGGCCCGCGAGGACGCTGGCGCCGCTGGGGGCCACCCTGAGCTCCGCGTAGCGCGCGCGGGCGAAGCGGTGGCCTTGGCCTTCCTGGAAGAAGAACGACTCCGCGCCCAGCCGGGCCCAGCCTCCGCGCAGCCGGTAGCGCAGCTTGAATTCTCCGGGCGCCAGCGGCGTGTCTGGCGAGTCGATGCGCACGAACTGGCCCACGCCGTGCTCATCCAGCTTCAGCACCAGGTTGCCGTCGCGAGAAGGGGACGTGTCGGGCGCCCTGATGTCGACCCAGCCCCGCTCGCGGGTGATGGCGTAGTCGAGGCGCATGTAGTCGCCCTGAATGAGCGAGCGCGGGTCGACGGGGGCCAGCTCCAGCAGCACCAGCTGCCCCGTGGCGAGAACGCGCTCCTTCTGGACGACGAGCGCGAGCGTGGAGGCGAGGACGAGCGCCAGGCCTCCGAAGATGACGTGGGTGCGCATCACCGCGCCTCCGTGGTCGACATGCCGGGGAGGCCGCGGCGGATGAAGAGCTGGTGGAGTCCCAGGAAGACGAGCCCGCTGCCGACGAGCGCGAGCGCCTTGGCCAGCAAGGTGAGGGACAGGTCGTAGTAGTAGAGGCTCCCCGCCACGAGCAGGAAGGCCACCGCGACCCCGAGCATGAGGTTGCTGCGCCGGTGGAAGCCCAGGATGAGCAGGCCCGTGGCCGCGACGACGGCGGGCATGTCGAGCGTGAGGAGGGCCAGCAGCGTGAGCGCGGCGAAGATGGCGGCGCCCTCGACGCCGGAGGGCTCCAGGCCCTGGGCCTTCATCGCCTTCCAGGCGGTGAAGAGGGTCAGCGCCGTCAGGCACAAGGTGTAGAGGACGGCTGGCGCGTCGGGCAGCTCGAGGACCGTGAGCCAGGCCCCGGACCAGAGCCTCAGGGTCAGGTGGAGGGGGAGGCAGACGGTCAGGGCGAAGACCACGGGGGAGACCAGGTGCGTGTGCCGGCCGTCGCCCATGTGAGGCTGGCCCAGGTACAGGACATGGAGGAGGACCGCCTCCGCTATCGCCGCCAGGGTCATGCCCGGTCCACCCACCAGTTGGTAGAGCAGGACCTGCAGGGCGGTGGCCACCATCACCGTCATCAGGAAGCGCATGATGGTGTCGGGGAAGAGCACCAGGAGCACCGTGCCCACGACGACCGCCGAGCCGGCGGCGACCTCCAGCTCTCGCGGCCCCGCCGCCGCGATGCCTCCGATGAGCATCACCACGCCCGCCAGGCACACGGCCATGGTGAGCTGCTCGAGGAACACCCCAGAGGTGAAGGCGCGGAGCGCGGTGGCGCCGATGCAGAACACGAGCCCGATGCCCATCATGGCCCCTTCGTTGTCCACGATGCCGATGCAGGTGAACAGGCCGACGAGGAAGAGGGCCGCGACCCACGCGCCCAGGCCCGCGAGGGCCTTCACGAACCAGGGTGTGGC from Myxococcus stipitatus encodes the following:
- a CDS encoding sigma-54-dependent transcriptional regulator, with protein sequence MHEEMPQLMSALRGAKDFETAAATTLKRMLAVAQEAVASSRYAARARVLRGIVHLRPGEAYRRLAALDVGAKEITEANVGTPFFTSATAWRAVVEHRCAVSIDVNVGTVQPHAPDAPVTGDPGLAGFHSNESRQRFLGRHATHVCVLPLRTPGGGIEGMISLEADCLAAMGQEFVWRDAGEQLQLLADVAAPYLAGLPQRPVATPEVDEFLPVVGRSMAELLPILRVFALQDETILISGATGAGKSRLARWCHERSNRRGKPFETLDLVTVPEDLQMAELFGWKKGAFTGAVRDAPGSVARADGGTLFIDEIDKLSLKAQAGLLHLLESRSYRPLGEGTGERQADVRFIIGTNADLHAEVRAGRFREDLYYRVNVLPVRMPALQERQDEIPLWAQYMVNRRHKERVPEGSARVTQDAERLLVGSSWPGNLRQLDNIVRRAYTLAMVEHGVAGGELVLHEKHVARALDYEQAPGSKPLPEALRAAAQAFVAEARRRNAPLDLDLADAFRGLVLGMAIRQVGRDDGFKLLGRESLVKNRNHHKALKRELEKVEALYKALGEDASPFADLLSEDEAA
- a CDS encoding serine/threonine-protein kinase PknK, with product MLARPMTKEASSVPAVPGRLPGLPEVGATLGPYLLLEVLGQGGMGVVYRGRHPDTGEAVAVKTVRAAAEVPLASLRREVHALRRLRHPGVVRIVDEGVEAGLPWYAMELLRGQTLRQATPPPSTEPLKEARLRAALTLARGLCSALGFLHANGIVHRDLKPENVFLRPDGTPVLMDFGIAARFGGSRGRETLDVSGAVVGSDTYMAPEQLRGDYVDARADLYALGCLLYEQLTGRPPFVPGREGPLPHQHLHLSPVPPSLRVAGIPVGLDALVLRLLAKKPQERPGYAEDVAAALEALGAEGAVPSAQAAPRTPAYLYRPDMAGRGGELGRLTAALDAAERGQGGRVFLGGESGAGKTRLALELASEAAWRRMAVVTGECIPLGVGGADVHAAPLHPLRPLLLAVADRCNERGAEETRRLLGPRGPVLAPYEPSLAQLPGAAEHPAPAPLPAPDARARVLSALRETLRALAEDQPLLLVLDDLQWADELTVSFLQELDARHLSSRPVLLLGTYRMDEMGEALRSVVGAPDAVRVEVGRLDATSAGKMVRGMLALREVPTPFVDALVRETSGNPFFIAEYLRAAIDAGLLFRAGSGEWLFAAGDAAGGRPLPLPGSVAELIERRLSDLGPDGRALAEAASVLGREVDGELLLATAALPDSASLEAVEELRRRQVLEEAGGGRLRFVHDKLREVAYARIPPTRRSALHHRCAQRLEAGLDGTQRHTPLAASLGHHWSRAGVPSRACVWFARAAEAARAAYANGDAIGFYEAALGEAEASSLNADASPSNAPTLAIETVWEGLGEVLALSGRQDEARAAFTEALARIPQVARVRRAHVLRKVGKSLQTHHQNEEALRVYAQAGAELGPPPDSVTAVPGQHEAAWWQEWVQLQGERITVHYWLAQLDEMKALVEGVRPVMLAHGTPLQRARFFNSLVQMQLRSERYQATHETVAHARAYAQAALESEGDAEHAGARCVVSMVLLFHGALEEAQAWMEEALRGAERLGDVTLRTRGLAYLAVIHRLRGHVEATRETALKGLELATVSGMADYQGAAHANLAWVALRAGDRVTAHASATEALRLWQPLSLVYPFQWLALWPLLSVALEAEQVTAALGHARAMLAAPQQRLPDELSAPLSAALDVAATSPPDARAHLLAARDAARRLGYS
- a CDS encoding SDR family NAD(P)-dependent oxidoreductase; its protein translation is MKLIANSAIVTGGAQGIGLAIAARLMREGTSVLVFGRTESKVLAAAERLTREAEGRARAVACAGDVCRAEDVARALDVATAELGLPGILVNNAGTIGLSLLVDLPEEELDRMFQVNVKGPFLFMKAFSRALIAAKKTGVVVNVTSLFQEVVTEGMGHYAASKAGLWNLSRAAALELGRHGIRVNVVAPGATLTPLAADFIEEPTMSRELRARTPLGRPHGTPDDVARVVAFLCAEESSWMTGESLTVDGGNHLRGMHSYWDTLNPPR